A genome region from Dickeya dadantii NCPPB 898 includes the following:
- the prmB gene encoding 50S ribosomal protein L3 N(5)-glutamine methyltransferase has translation MDKIFVDEAVNDLHTIQDMLRWAVSRFNAANVYYGHGTDNPWDEALQLVLPSLFLPIDIPEDMHLARLTSSERHRIVERVIRRVNERVPVAYLTNKAWFCGLEFYVDERVLVPRSPIGELINNRFASLLPNAPRHILDLCTGSGCIAIACAQAFPEAEVDAVDISAEALAVTEQNIQQHGMEYNVTPIRSDLFRDLPAIQYDLIVTNPPYVDEEDMADLPQEYRFEPELGLAAGSDGLKLVRRILACAPDFLTEEGVLICEVGNSMVHLMEQYPDVPFTWLEFDNGGDGVFMLTRSQLLDCQAHFSIYRD, from the coding sequence TTGGACAAAATTTTCGTCGATGAGGCGGTCAACGATCTGCATACCATTCAGGATATGCTGCGCTGGGCAGTGAGCCGGTTTAACGCCGCCAACGTCTATTACGGTCATGGCACCGATAATCCGTGGGATGAGGCGCTGCAACTGGTGCTGCCCAGTCTGTTTCTGCCGATCGATATTCCGGAAGACATGCACCTCGCCCGGCTGACGTCCAGCGAGCGTCATCGCATCGTCGAGCGGGTGATTCGCCGCGTCAACGAACGTGTTCCGGTCGCTTATCTGACGAACAAAGCCTGGTTTTGCGGACTGGAGTTTTATGTCGACGAGCGGGTGCTGGTGCCCCGTTCGCCGATTGGCGAATTGATCAATAACCGTTTCGCCTCGCTGTTGCCCAACGCGCCGCGCCATATTCTCGACTTGTGCACCGGCAGCGGCTGTATCGCCATCGCCTGCGCGCAAGCATTCCCCGAAGCGGAAGTGGATGCGGTGGATATTTCCGCCGAGGCGCTGGCGGTGACCGAGCAAAATATTCAGCAGCACGGTATGGAATATAACGTCACGCCGATCCGTTCCGATCTGTTCCGCGACCTGCCGGCGATTCAGTATGACCTGATCGTCACCAATCCGCCGTACGTGGACGAAGAAGACATGGCCGACCTGCCGCAGGAATACCGCTTCGAGCCGGAGCTGGGGCTGGCGGCAGGTAGCGACGGCCTGAAACTGGTGCGTCGGATTCTGGCGTGCGCGCCGGACTTCCTTACCGAAGAGGGCGTGCTGATTTGTGAAGTCGGCAACAGCATGGTGCACCTGATGGAGCAGTATCCGGACGTCCCGTTCACCTGGCTGGAGTTCGACAACGGCGGCGACGGTGTCTTCATGTTGACCCGTTCCCAACTGCTGGACTGTCAGGCGCATTTCAGTATTTACCGGGATTAA
- the smrB gene encoding endonuclease SmrB, with product MKKKFMLDDEEQALFRTSVAGATRLRQDTYVHRPARTKPGALPPRRMIQEQVDASFYFSDEFQPQLENEGPTRYVRPGASHYELKKLRRGNYSPELFLDLHGLTQLEAKQELGALLAACRREHVYCACVMHGHGKHILKQQTPLWLAQHPDVLAFHQAPKEFGGNAALLVLVAQESADEE from the coding sequence ATGAAAAAAAAATTCATGCTTGATGACGAGGAACAGGCGCTTTTCCGCACATCGGTGGCGGGCGCCACCCGGTTACGTCAGGACACCTATGTTCACCGTCCGGCCCGAACCAAGCCCGGCGCGTTGCCGCCGCGGCGGATGATTCAGGAACAGGTGGACGCCAGTTTCTATTTTTCTGACGAATTCCAGCCACAGCTGGAGAATGAAGGGCCGACACGCTATGTCCGGCCGGGCGCCAGTCATTACGAACTGAAGAAACTGCGCCGCGGCAACTATTCACCGGAGCTGTTTCTGGATCTGCACGGGTTGACGCAGTTGGAAGCCAAGCAGGAACTGGGGGCGCTGCTGGCCGCCTGCCGGCGTGAACATGTCTACTGCGCCTGCGTGATGCACGGTCACGGCAAACACATTCTTAAACAGCAGACCCCGCTGTGGCTGGCCCAGCATCCGGACGTACTGGCGTTTCATCAGGCACCGAAGGAATTCGGCGGTAATGCGGCCCTGCTGGTGCTGGTGGCGCAGGAAAGCGCTGACGAGGAATAA
- the sixA gene encoding phosphohistidine phosphatase SixA codes for MQVLIMRHGDAVPDAASDALRPLSRRGDEESRQMAAWLNDQSVDIERVLVSPYVRAQQTLQVVAEKVPLPESECLPELTPGGNAELVCDYLLALAKEGTGAVLVVSHLPLVGYLVAGLCPTETAPMFATSAVACVELDDVSGTGVYHWQVTPSQLTAKVKP; via the coding sequence ATGCAAGTTTTGATCATGCGTCATGGTGATGCCGTACCTGACGCCGCCAGTGATGCGCTCCGGCCGTTAAGCCGCCGGGGAGATGAAGAATCTCGTCAAATGGCAGCCTGGCTCAACGATCAGTCGGTTGATATTGAGCGGGTGCTGGTGAGTCCTTACGTACGGGCTCAACAGACGTTGCAGGTCGTAGCGGAGAAAGTGCCGCTGCCGGAAAGTGAATGTCTGCCGGAGCTGACGCCGGGGGGCAACGCCGAACTGGTGTGCGATTATTTGCTGGCGCTGGCAAAAGAAGGCACCGGTGCGGTGCTGGTGGTTTCCCACCTGCCGCTGGTGGGGTATCTGGTCGCCGGGTTGTGCCCGACTGAGACCGCGCCCATGTTCGCTACATCGGCCGTTGCCTGCGTCGAGCTGGATGACGTCTCCGGCACCGGCGTATACCACTGGCAGGTCACGCCGTCCCAACTGACTGCCAAAGTCAAACCCTGA
- the fadJ gene encoding fatty acid oxidation complex subunit alpha FadJ, giving the protein MTELNAIHQAHEHEEHAAFRLTLRPDHIGVITVDVPGEKVNTLKAEFAEQMRAVLTQARQHSGLQGLVILSGKPASFIAGADIGMLDACSDAAAAQALAETGQETLEAIAHLPFPVVAAIHGDCLGGGLELALACDYRLCTPDDSTRLGLPEVQLGLLPGAGGTQRLPRLIGVDRALELILTGRQLRAAQARRLGLVDEVVPHAVLLEAALGFIRRGKRQPSSPGWRHRLLMLPYVRRWLFERVRRQTQAKTQGNYPATARILAVVRRGLEQGSQAGYQAEARAFGRLVMSPESVALRRLFFTATALKKDQGASVEPGPLRRVGVLGGGLMGGGIAGVTALNGQLPVRIKDIHEQGITHALRNSWQRLSKQVARRRITPAEQRRQMSLISGGTDYRGFERVDVVVEAVFEEVALKQQMVRETEAVTPPHTVFATNTSSLPIHQIAAGAGRPEQVIGLHYFSPVDKMPLVEVIPHAGTSEQTLSTTVALAKKQGKTAIVVADKAGFYVNRILAPYLNEAARCLLEGEPVESVDQALVRFGFPVGPFTLLDEVGIDVAMKIVPVLVAELGERFCAPPALEAIARDNRKGRKNGRGFYRYDQSRYERLCGLWRRQGNVSDGSLYPLLDVTPKAHLDPALIAQRCVMMMLNEAVRCLDEGVIRRPGDGDIGAVMGIGFPPFLGGPFHYMNRLGIETVVATLLSLQAQYGDRFAPAEGLLRRQSQQVDFADETER; this is encoded by the coding sequence ATGACCGAACTGAATGCGATACATCAGGCGCACGAACATGAAGAGCACGCGGCTTTCCGGTTGACGCTACGCCCCGATCATATCGGCGTGATCACCGTGGATGTTCCCGGCGAGAAAGTGAATACCCTGAAAGCGGAATTCGCGGAACAGATGCGCGCGGTGCTGACGCAGGCTCGACAGCACAGTGGCCTACAGGGGCTGGTTATTCTCTCCGGCAAACCGGCGTCGTTTATTGCCGGGGCGGATATCGGCATGTTGGATGCCTGTTCCGACGCCGCGGCGGCGCAGGCGCTGGCTGAAACCGGGCAGGAAACACTGGAAGCGATCGCCCACCTGCCGTTCCCGGTGGTGGCGGCTATTCACGGCGACTGTCTGGGCGGCGGGCTGGAACTGGCGCTGGCTTGTGATTATCGCCTTTGTACGCCGGACGACAGCACCCGCCTCGGGTTGCCGGAAGTGCAATTGGGGCTATTGCCGGGCGCTGGCGGCACCCAGCGTCTTCCGCGCCTGATTGGCGTGGACCGCGCGCTGGAGTTGATCCTGACCGGGCGGCAACTGCGGGCGGCTCAGGCGCGGCGGCTCGGGTTGGTGGATGAAGTGGTGCCGCACGCCGTATTGCTGGAGGCGGCGCTGGGCTTTATTCGCCGCGGTAAACGGCAGCCGTCCTCGCCCGGCTGGCGGCACCGGCTACTGATGCTGCCTTACGTACGCCGCTGGTTGTTTGAGCGGGTGCGGCGGCAGACGCAGGCGAAAACTCAGGGCAATTACCCGGCGACGGCGCGTATTCTGGCGGTGGTGCGCCGGGGTCTGGAACAAGGTAGCCAGGCAGGCTATCAGGCGGAGGCCCGCGCTTTCGGCCGACTGGTGATGTCGCCGGAGTCGGTGGCGTTGCGGCGACTGTTTTTTACCGCCACCGCGCTGAAAAAAGATCAGGGCGCGTCGGTCGAGCCCGGCCCACTGCGCCGGGTTGGGGTGTTGGGCGGCGGTTTGATGGGCGGCGGCATTGCCGGCGTCACCGCGCTGAATGGTCAATTGCCGGTAAGGATTAAAGATATTCATGAGCAAGGCATCACCCATGCGCTGCGCAACAGCTGGCAGCGGTTGAGCAAACAGGTGGCGCGCCGCCGCATCACGCCCGCAGAGCAGCGACGGCAGATGAGCCTGATTTCCGGCGGCACCGATTATCGGGGATTTGAGCGCGTTGATGTGGTGGTGGAGGCGGTATTCGAAGAAGTGGCGCTCAAACAGCAGATGGTGCGGGAAACCGAAGCGGTGACGCCGCCGCATACGGTGTTTGCCACCAATACCTCGTCGCTGCCGATTCATCAGATCGCCGCCGGTGCCGGTCGGCCTGAGCAGGTGATAGGCCTGCACTATTTCAGCCCGGTGGACAAGATGCCGCTGGTTGAGGTTATTCCCCATGCCGGAACCAGCGAGCAGACGCTGTCCACCACGGTGGCGCTGGCGAAGAAGCAGGGTAAAACCGCCATCGTAGTAGCGGATAAAGCTGGGTTTTATGTTAACCGCATTCTGGCGCCTTACCTGAATGAGGCGGCCCGCTGTTTGCTGGAAGGCGAGCCGGTAGAATCGGTCGATCAGGCGCTGGTGCGTTTCGGTTTCCCAGTCGGGCCTTTTACCTTGCTGGATGAAGTGGGGATTGATGTGGCGATGAAGATTGTGCCGGTGCTGGTGGCGGAGCTGGGCGAGCGGTTTTGCGCGCCGCCGGCGCTGGAAGCCATTGCCCGCGACAACCGTAAAGGCCGTAAGAACGGACGCGGCTTTTATCGCTACGATCAGTCGCGTTATGAGCGGTTATGCGGTTTGTGGCGGCGTCAGGGCAACGTGTCCGACGGTAGTCTCTATCCCTTGCTGGATGTGACGCCCAAAGCGCACCTGGATCCGGCGCTGATTGCGCAGCGCTGCGTCATGATGATGCTGAATGAAGCGGTGCGCTGTCTGGATGAAGGGGTGATCCGCCGCCCGGGCGACGGCGACATCGGCGCGGTAATGGGGATCGGGTTTCCACCGTTTCTGGGCGGCCCATTCCACTACATGAATCGATTAGGGATAGAAACGGTGGTGGCAACCCTGCTGTCGTTGCAGGCGCAGTATGGCGATCGGTTTGCTCCGGCGGAAGGACTGCTCCGGCGGCAGTCACAGCAGGTTGACTTTGCTGATGAAACGGAACGCTAA